In Mercenaria mercenaria strain notata chromosome 15, MADL_Memer_1, whole genome shotgun sequence, a single genomic region encodes these proteins:
- the LOC123554985 gene encoding RNA-binding protein RO60-like, with the protein MADADVNPLSLQEKLIRYLRTGTEGSFFLPGKNKVFRMFGNVIKVMIEAGQGPEAVECIKRVNAEKSYLKREPLLYFLAVATHSSNEPTKKAAYIAVNEVCENPVDLFTWLKHVKDLSQLTKGWGAGLRKTVTKWYHSRDPMLIAEFVTRYVSVGRWHHKDVFRLSHMKPENDSMGFIIKVVCKGLKAAKEGYKEPSEDIQNLIAYFDGVDFVKHSDDSFAVAMKMEELGLHRQHIPVALLSSKEIWNSLLLNMSVKDVMSNLPALARRAFLTIPAEGGDADKVVKEIQSKVLTKIKDSKAIEQEKISPFFIYIAIRNYVRVFSRQERREKSHKAGSAQKREAATNTELNEPTSAKKKKKKKMKKERGEGDGESKDKQNEEEANATEKATKNNPDLFESMHSAFKVAVEKNLPCTGKRYLIAVKASVSELGKGIRGTPSISALEVMALMATFYKKKEKSPDLGFFTASLTHMNFPKEMENIIAEIGQRAAPVPNLACDPAAPITWALEKKRKYDAFILLSDGTETHGEVRADDKLQEYREKMNLPDTKMVLCGLNAPRLDFAKAAGMLDIGGFDATVPEIIYRFITDQLDH; encoded by the exons ATGGCCGATGCGGACGTGAACCCACTCTCTCTCCAGGAAAAACTTATTCGCTACCTCAGAACTGGAACAGAGGGGTCATTCTTCTTGCCAGGGAAAAATAAAGTGTTTCGAATGTTTGGTAATGTGATAAAAGTGATGATAGAAGCTGGACAAGGGCCTGAAGCTGTTGAATGTATTAAACGTGTTAATGCAGAAAAGTCCTACTTAAAACGCGAACCTCTGTTGTATTTTCTTGCTGTGGCTACGCATTCAAGCAATGAACCTACGAAGAAAGCGGCATATATAGCCGTTAATGAAGTATGTGAAAATCCTGTTGATTTGTTTACATGGTTAAAACATGTGAAAGACTTAAGTCAGCTGACTAAAGGATGGGGTGCGGGACTTCGTAAAACTGTAACAAAGTGGTACCACAGCAGAGATCCCATGTTGATAGCGGAGTTTGTCACACGGTATGTGTCTGTTGGAAGATGGCACCACAAAGATGTGTTCCGGCTCTCACATATGAAACCAGAAAATGACA GTATGGGTTTCATCATCAAGGTTGTGTGTAAAggtttaaaggcagcaaaggaaGGCTATAAGGAGCCATCAGAGGATATTCAGAATCTCATTGCTTATTTTGATGGTGTGGACTTTGTAAAACATTCAGATGATTCCTTTGCTGTAGCTATGAAGATGGAAGAATTGGGACTGCATAGACAACATATTCCAGTGGCATTACTTTCTTCTAAAGAG ATATGGAACAGTTTACTATTGAACATGTCAGTGAAGGATGTGATGTCTAACTTACCAGCGCTTGCCCGTCGAGCATTTCTAACCATTCCAGCCGAGGGAGGAGACGCTGATAAAGTTGTCAAGGAGATTCAGAGCAAGGTTCTAACCAAAATCAAGGACTCGAAAGCCATTGAACAAGAAaa AATTAGTCCATTTTTCATCTACATTGCAATAAGGAACTACGTGAGAGTTTTCTCGAGGCAGGAGAGGCGGGAAAAATCCCACAAGGCTGGGTCTGCCCAGAAACGAGAGGCAGCGACAAACACTGAACTAAATGAGCCAACATCTgccaagaaaaagaagaaaaaaaagatgaagaaAGAAAGAG GTGAAGGAGATGGGGAATCAAAAGATAAACAAAATGAAGAGGAAGCAAACGCTACTGAAAAAGCTACTAAAAATAATCCAGATTTATTCGAATCTATGCACAGTGCTTTTAAAGTGGCTGTTGAG AAGAACCTACCATGTACCGGCAAGAGGTATCTGATAGCTGTGAAAGCTTCTGTCAGTGAATTGGGCAAAGGTATTCGAGGAACTCCATCTATATCTGCTCTAGAAGTGATGGCCCTGATGGCAACATTCTACAAGAAAAAGGAAAAGTCCCCAGATTTAGGATTTTTTACAGCTTCACTCACACACATGAACTTCCCCAAGGAGATGGAGAATATTATAGCTGAGATTGGACAGAGAGCTGCACCA GTTCCCAACCTGGCCTGTGATCCGGCAGCACCAATCACCTGGGCGCTTGAGAAGAAGAGAAAATACGATGCATTTATTTTGTTGTCAGATGGTACAGAGACACATGGTGAAGTGAGGGCCGATGATAAACTCCAGGAATATCGCGAGAAAATGAATCTGCCCGATACAAA GATGGTACTGTGTGGATTAAATGCACCAAGACTAGACTTTGCAAAGGCTGCAGGAATGCTAGATATAGGAGGATTTGATGCAACAGTTCCAGAAATTATCTACAGATTTATCACTGACCAGCTTGATCATTGA